The following coding sequences lie in one Burkholderia cepacia genomic window:
- a CDS encoding transporter substrate-binding domain-containing protein → MKTFATLAAAALLCCATAHAQTAAGTAAAAPGAGSRLDDVLARGTLRVCTTGDYKPYSYYRADGRFEGIDIDMAESLAKSLGVKTDFVKTSWPNLTADFVAKCDIAVGGVSTTLERQKRVFFTQPYVVDGKTPVVRCADADKYQTVAQIDRPETRVIVNPGGTNERFAKQFFTHANLTVYPDNVTIFKQILAGKADVMVTDASETQLQQKLNPGLCSVHPDKPFQFGEKAYMVPRGDVVFQQYVDQWLHLALSTGEYQAISDKWLK, encoded by the coding sequence ATGAAGACATTCGCCACGCTGGCCGCCGCCGCGCTGCTCTGCTGCGCCACCGCGCACGCGCAGACCGCCGCGGGCACCGCCGCCGCCGCGCCGGGCGCCGGTTCGCGGCTCGACGACGTGCTCGCGCGCGGCACGCTGCGCGTGTGCACGACGGGCGACTACAAGCCGTATTCGTACTACCGCGCGGACGGCCGCTTCGAGGGCATCGACATCGACATGGCCGAATCGCTCGCGAAATCGCTCGGCGTGAAGACCGACTTCGTCAAGACGAGCTGGCCGAACCTGACCGCCGATTTCGTCGCGAAATGCGATATCGCGGTCGGTGGCGTCTCGACGACGCTCGAGCGCCAGAAGCGCGTGTTCTTCACGCAGCCGTATGTCGTCGACGGCAAAACGCCGGTCGTGCGCTGCGCGGACGCCGACAAGTATCAGACCGTCGCGCAGATCGACCGGCCCGAGACGCGCGTGATCGTGAACCCGGGCGGTACCAACGAGCGGTTCGCGAAACAGTTCTTCACGCATGCGAACCTGACCGTCTATCCGGACAACGTGACGATCTTCAAGCAGATCCTCGCGGGCAAGGCCGACGTGATGGTGACGGACGCGTCCGAGACGCAGCTGCAGCAAAAGCTGAATCCGGGGCTGTGCTCGGTGCATCCGGACAAGCCGTTCCAGTTCGGCGAGAAGGCGTACATGGTGCCGCGCGGCGATGTCGTGTTCCAGCAGTACGTCGACCAGTGGCTGCATCTCGCGCTGTCGACCGGCGAATACCAGGCGATTTCGGACAAGTGGCTGAAGTAG
- the hemE gene encoding uroporphyrinogen decarboxylase produces MAHNLLNDTFLRALLREPTDYTPIWLMRQAGRYLPEYNATRARAGSFLGLAKNPDYATEVTLQPLDRFPLDAAILFSDILTIPDAMGLGLDFQVGEGPKFAHPVRTEADVAKLAVPDIEETLGYVTGAVREIRRALTDGQGRQRVPLIGFSGSPWTLACYMVEGGGSDDFRTVKSMAYSRPDLMHRILDVNAQSVAAYLNAQIEAGAQAVMIFDTWGGALADGAYQRFSLDYIRRVVSQLKREHDGERVPVITFTKGGGLWLEEIAATGVDAVGLDWTVNLGAARERVAGRVALQGNLDPTILFAPPAAVREQARAVLDSYGNHPGHVFNLGHGISQFTSPDHVAELVDEVHSHSRKIRSGAAG; encoded by the coding sequence GTGGCCCATAACCTGCTCAACGACACCTTCCTGCGTGCACTTCTGCGCGAGCCGACCGACTACACGCCGATCTGGCTGATGCGCCAGGCCGGCCGCTACCTGCCCGAATACAACGCGACGCGTGCGCGCGCCGGCAGCTTTCTCGGTCTCGCGAAGAATCCCGACTACGCGACCGAGGTGACGCTGCAGCCGCTCGACCGATTCCCGCTCGACGCCGCGATCCTGTTCTCGGACATCCTGACGATTCCCGACGCGATGGGGCTCGGCCTCGACTTCCAGGTCGGCGAAGGGCCGAAGTTCGCGCATCCGGTGCGTACCGAGGCCGACGTCGCGAAGCTCGCGGTGCCGGACATCGAGGAAACGCTCGGATACGTGACAGGCGCCGTGCGCGAGATCCGCCGTGCGCTCACCGACGGCCAGGGCCGCCAGCGCGTGCCGCTGATCGGCTTCTCCGGCAGCCCGTGGACGCTCGCGTGCTACATGGTCGAAGGCGGCGGGTCGGACGATTTCCGTACGGTGAAGTCGATGGCGTATTCGCGCCCCGACCTGATGCACCGGATCCTCGACGTGAACGCGCAGTCGGTGGCCGCGTACCTGAACGCGCAGATCGAAGCGGGCGCGCAGGCCGTGATGATCTTCGATACGTGGGGCGGCGCGTTGGCCGACGGCGCATACCAGCGCTTCTCGCTCGACTACATCCGCCGCGTGGTGTCGCAGCTCAAGCGCGAGCACGACGGCGAGCGCGTGCCGGTGATCACGTTCACGAAGGGCGGCGGGCTGTGGCTCGAGGAGATCGCGGCGACCGGCGTCGACGCGGTCGGGCTCGACTGGACGGTCAACCTCGGCGCCGCGCGCGAGCGCGTGGCGGGGCGCGTCGCGCTGCAGGGCAACCTCGATCCGACGATCCTGTTTGCGCCGCCGGCCGCGGTGCGCGAACAGGCGCGCGCGGTGCTCGACAGCTACGGCAACCATCCGGGCCATGTGTTCAACCTCGGCCACGGCATCTCGCAATTCACGTCGCCCGATCACGTCGCCGAACTCGTCGACGAAGTGCATAGCCACAGCCGCAAGATCCGTAGCGGAGCCGCCGGCTGA
- a CDS encoding primosomal protein N', with product MSGTYLRVALDHPLATLFDYRCDAQPTPVPGTLVQVPFGKRQAVGLVCEVTTHTDVPPSRLRAVDAICTDLPPLSPDWLALVSFAADYYQRGRGEVALPALPQALRDAGRWGRLLAPEVRYQPTEAGRAALPDALPARGAALRRLAQALVDTGSLTLPDARALHPKAAATLDDWAARGWVEVEEIGWADAPVPKAVDNLSTTGGRTVPPALNDQQAEALDAIRAAEGFAPFLLHGVTGSGKTEVYLHALAALLEARPDAQALVLVPEINLTPQFEAAFRARFAGALADDAIVTLHSGLAEGERARNWLAAHTGRARIVLGTRLAVLASMPTLALVVVDEEHEPAYKQQEGLRYSARDLAVWRAKQLGITVVLGSATPSLESWWQAEQGRYTRLTLSRRAVADATLPTVRLIDLEEERRRGRASMGGLSGPLVAALKARLERGEQSLVFLNRRGYAPQLACDACGWVAGCPRCSAYVVLHKPEHALRCHHCGWEARIPRSCPECGNVDIAPLGRGTQRIEEALAEAVPGARVLRIDADSTRRKGSAQALFSDVHAGEVDILVGTQMIAKGHDFQRVSLVGVLNADTALFSHDFRASERLFAQLMQVSGRAGRAGLPGEVMVQTRYPRHALYHALGRQDYVGFANSTLGERRDAHLPPFVYQALLRAEGRTLDAALAFLLQAAAVLPGLPGADRVTVYDAVPMTIVKVANVHRAQLLLESASRAALQHALRAWQPELRALKGVLRWSVEVDPLDI from the coding sequence ATGAGCGGCACCTACCTGCGCGTCGCGCTCGATCATCCGCTCGCGACCCTGTTCGACTACCGCTGCGACGCGCAGCCGACACCGGTGCCCGGCACGCTCGTGCAGGTGCCGTTCGGCAAGCGGCAGGCCGTCGGACTCGTCTGCGAAGTGACGACTCACACCGATGTGCCGCCGTCGCGGCTGCGTGCGGTCGACGCGATCTGCACCGATCTTCCGCCGCTGTCGCCCGACTGGCTCGCGCTCGTGTCGTTCGCCGCTGATTACTATCAGCGCGGGCGCGGCGAGGTCGCGCTGCCGGCGCTGCCGCAGGCGCTGCGCGACGCCGGGCGCTGGGGGCGGTTGCTCGCGCCCGAAGTGCGCTACCAGCCGACGGAAGCCGGCCGTGCGGCGCTGCCCGATGCATTGCCGGCACGCGGCGCCGCGCTGCGGCGGCTCGCGCAGGCGCTCGTCGATACCGGCTCGCTGACGCTGCCCGACGCGCGCGCGCTGCATCCGAAGGCGGCCGCGACGCTCGACGACTGGGCGGCGCGCGGCTGGGTCGAGGTCGAAGAGATCGGCTGGGCCGATGCGCCTGTGCCCAAAGCTGTGGATAACCTGTCGACAACCGGTGGACGAACTGTGCCGCCGGCGCTGAACGACCAGCAGGCCGAGGCGCTCGACGCGATCCGCGCGGCGGAGGGCTTCGCGCCGTTCCTGCTGCACGGCGTGACGGGCAGCGGCAAGACCGAGGTCTATCTGCATGCGCTCGCGGCGCTGCTCGAGGCGCGGCCGGACGCGCAGGCGCTCGTGCTCGTTCCCGAAATCAACCTGACGCCGCAGTTCGAGGCCGCGTTTCGCGCGCGCTTCGCGGGCGCGCTCGCCGACGACGCGATCGTCACGCTGCACAGCGGGCTCGCCGAGGGCGAGCGGGCGCGCAACTGGCTGGCCGCGCATACGGGGCGCGCGCGGATCGTGCTCGGCACGCGCCTCGCGGTGCTCGCGTCGATGCCGACGCTCGCGCTGGTCGTCGTCGACGAGGAGCACGAGCCGGCGTACAAGCAGCAGGAAGGGCTGCGCTATTCGGCACGCGATCTCGCTGTCTGGCGCGCGAAGCAGCTCGGCATCACGGTCGTGCTCGGCTCGGCCACGCCGTCGCTCGAAAGCTGGTGGCAGGCCGAGCAGGGGCGCTACACGCGACTCACGCTGTCGCGCCGCGCGGTGGCCGACGCGACGTTGCCGACCGTGCGGCTGATCGATCTCGAAGAGGAGCGGCGGCGCGGGCGCGCGTCGATGGGCGGGCTGTCGGGGCCGCTCGTCGCGGCGCTGAAGGCGCGGCTCGAACGCGGCGAGCAGAGCCTCGTGTTCCTGAACCGGCGCGGCTACGCGCCGCAGCTCGCGTGCGACGCATGCGGCTGGGTCGCCGGCTGCCCGCGCTGCAGCGCGTACGTCGTGCTGCACAAGCCCGAGCACGCGCTGCGCTGCCATCACTGCGGCTGGGAAGCGCGCATTCCGCGGTCGTGCCCCGAGTGCGGGAACGTCGACATCGCACCGCTCGGGCGCGGCACGCAGCGTATCGAGGAGGCGCTCGCGGAGGCCGTGCCGGGCGCGCGCGTGCTGCGGATCGACGCGGACAGCACGCGCCGCAAGGGCAGTGCGCAGGCGCTGTTCTCCGACGTGCACGCGGGCGAGGTCGACATCCTGGTCGGCACGCAGATGATCGCGAAGGGGCACGACTTCCAGCGTGTGTCGCTCGTCGGCGTGCTCAATGCCGACACGGCGCTGTTCTCGCACGACTTCCGCGCGAGCGAGCGGCTGTTCGCGCAACTGATGCAGGTGAGCGGCCGTGCGGGGCGTGCCGGGCTGCCGGGCGAGGTGATGGTGCAGACGCGCTACCCGCGTCACGCGCTGTATCACGCGCTCGGGCGGCAGGATTACGTCGGTTTCGCGAATTCGACGCTCGGCGAGCGCCGCGATGCGCACCTGCCGCCGTTCGTCTACCAGGCGCTGTTGCGCGCCGAAGGGCGCACGCTCGACGCGGCGCTCGCGTTCCTGCTGCAGGCCGCGGCCGTCTTGCCGGGGCTGCCGGGCGCCGATCGCGTGACCGTGTACGACGCGGTGCCGATGACGATCGTCAAGGTCGCGAACGTCCATCGCGCGCAATTGCTGCTCGAAAGCGCGTCGCGGGCAGCGCTGCAGCATGCGCTGCGGGCCTGGCAGCCGGAGCTGCGCGCGCTGAAGGGCGTGCTGCGGTGGAGTGTCGAAGTCGATCCGCTGGATATCTGA